A stretch of DNA from Coccidioides posadasii str. Silveira chromosome 1, complete sequence:
TCGGCTTTCTTTAGATGAAACCGCATTTGATCTCATGTGGCTGGGACCTGCGTTTCTATTGACCTGCGTCTTGCTTCCGTCGCCTGCATCGTCCCTGACGTCGCGGAAGAGTCACCTGAAACAATCCGCATGCACGTTGCTCAACATAGTACATTCATATTAGAGGCGCCAAAAAGTTTTCCTCTGTTGTCCAGGGTTAAGCCAGTCAGCAGCTAGCTTCCCCTCCCAGAGAGCCTCTTCCCACTGCAAGAGCACCTACGTAAGCGAAGTTGGCACGGGTACAGAGTTGATCGTGCAAAGGCGAAACAATCCTTGTTGAAACGAAGTCACGCAAGGACGAATCCAAGCTGTCGGGTCCAATATGCAGAACGTCAATCCTACGATTATCAACGCCGCAGATCTACCAAGGCGTGAGTCTGTTACAAAGACGACGGCTCCATCTCGCAAAGCAGATGTGTTTGATGGCACAATCTTCGCGAGTAGCAATCTTGCGACGCGACCTTGGGAGGACGACCCGTTTTCTACATATCTCGATAAGTCAAACAGTGAAACAGAGAGCGTAGGGAAACTTGAAGATGATTCGGAAGAGCCGATTGATGAGCAGGAAATCTATGGTGCGTCCTGGTACCCCCGTTTCGCCGTTTCACATCCACGGACAAATACTCATTTTAGCATGGACATCGATAGACCTAATATCTACCATATCTGATCCTGAACACCCAATATCTCTCGGCGAACTTGCTGTAGTATCACTTCCAGACATTTCCATTACCCCAGCAC
This window harbors:
- a CDS encoding uncharacterized protein (BUSCO:451032at4751~EggNog:ENOG410PN06~COG:S~BUSCO:14170at33183): MQNVNPTIINAADLPRRESVTKTTAPSRKADVFDGTIFASSNLATRPWEDDPFSTYLDKSNSETESVGKLEDDSEEPIDEQEIYDLISTISDPEHPISLGELAVVSLPDISITPALPSDPSSPLKKVTVLVTPTITHCSLATVIGLGVRVRLEQSLPSRFRVDVRIKEGTHSTAEEVNKQLADKERVAAAAENSTLMSVIEKMLETCK